The Tachysurus fulvidraco isolate hzauxx_2018 chromosome 19, HZAU_PFXX_2.0, whole genome shotgun sequence genomic sequence tctttaataaataggttacacttagtccaaaatgcagctgccagagttctcactaggacaagaaagtatgaccatataaccccaattttatcatctctacactggctacctgttaagtttagaattgattacaaactgccgctacttatgtacaaggctcttaatggtttagctcccatgtatctaactagtcttctaacacgttacaatccttcacgctctctgagatcacaaaactcaggacttttggtagttcccagaatatctaagtctactaaaagtGGTAGggcgttttcttatctagctcccaaactttggaatagtgttcctgatagtgttcggggcgcagacacactttcccagtttaaacgtagattaaaaactcatctctttagtcaggcgtacacataatacatcctatagtatcatccactagtacatcagacctgcacatttttatgaacagcagatatgttaatccctctccactgcttctctctttgtacccatcccgaggcatccagacactgtaccagctccaaaCGTCCTCtatgggacgaagcctttggacgtccactgagccgaggccgactctaagaatcctgagacatctccagttagactctgtgatactaaggagatccgaagtccatgatccttacaccaatacaacatttaactgactgtatattacaatcacaccccccagtgtcacccatatgaggatgggttcccccttgagtccggttcctctcaaggtttcttcctttaccaatttatgggagtttttccttgccactgctgcccgagtcacctcagacttgctcataatGGAAtagatacatacacattgtgaactatatatatatctaataataatctagaattttttttctgtcaattcttttacttttattatttgttatttcctttatcattaattatgtttaccttctgctctatgtttatgttctgtaaagctgctttgagacaatgtctattgtaaaaagcactatacaaataaacttgaattgaattgaatttatcttgtcctgcactgtcttttttgtcttgtcctgcactgtcttgtctgtcttgtcctgcactgtgtacaccaggttgcacagatacactttatgtatctttatttatttattttaatttttttatgatacctttatttaaccagggaTAAAATCACATTGAGATAGATATTTCATTTACAAGTGAGCCCTGGCCAAGGTAGCAGCACACAATagacaacataaaaacaaattaagtaCATAGAACaataatcacaacacacacatttccaacaATAAAACAAGACTAAAACAAGATTAAAAGCAAGTGCAGACAGTTTGGAATGTTAGGTTGAGATACAGCTTAAACTCATTCATTGAGATAAGTACACTCAATTTCAATGATCTTTGAATCTCATTCCAAGCAGTTGATGCACTATAAGTAAAAGCAGTTTTTCCAAACTCTGTCTTCATTACGggagcatttaaaaaaatatatctacTTGAACGAAGGTTATGCCCTTGACTAATGACAGTTAGTAGACTATTCATGTAAAAAGGAAGCTGGCCAATTATGGCCTTGTACACTAATATAAGCCAATGCTTGTATCTTCTTAAGTAAAGCGAAGGCCAACCTACCATTTCATACAGTGCACAGTGATGAGTATAATGAATGGTATGAGTTATAAATCTTAAATCAGATTGATAAACAGAGTCCAATGATTCTGTAAAAAACATCTCCATAATCTAAGACAGGTAAGAAGGTAGCTTCCACCAACTTTCTCTTTGCTGACTGTGAAAAACAAGCACTATTTTGAAAGTAAAACCCCAGTTGTAACCTTAGCTTAggcaaaaaaatgtttaacatgtaACTTAAATGATAAGTCCTCTTCCAACACAAAACCTAGATATTTATAGGAGGAGACTAGCTCTATAGCATTACCCTGTAGAGTGGAAAGCGATGGAAGATAAGATACACACTTATATTACCTCGAGAAgatcatatattttgttttcttatcaTTCAGAACTAATTTTAAAGAGATAAGGTTATGCTGAACTATTGCAAATGCTCCGTGCAACTTTAAGATGCAGCTATTAATGGAGGGTGCAAAGCAATAAATGATGGTGTCGTCAGCATATAAATGAATGCTTGCATGTAATAAATTATCACCAAGAtcgtttatatataatgtaaataacagGGGACCCAAAATGAACCCCTGTGGCACACCAGATTCGATACTAAGCTTGTCAGAGAGAAACCCCTTAATTTGCACTCTTTGATACCTGTTCTTTAAGTAGTTCCTAATCCAACCTAATGCAGTTTCAGAAAGACTGATACTATGTAGGCACGATAGAAGAATACCGTGATTGACAGTGTCAAAAGCTTTAGCCAATCATTAAACACTGCAGCAAATGATCTTCCACTATCTAGGGCACAAGTAATGTCATTTAGAACTTTCATAGTGGCAGATACCGTACTGCGATTCTTTCTGAAACCGGACTGATACCTGAACAAAATGCTATTGCTAGATAAAAAATTCCTTTAGCTGTTCACTGACAATAGTTTCTAAAATTTTGTCTTTCACTGATAACTTGGAAACCGGTCTATAAATATTTAAGATGGTTGGATCTCCACCTTTCAGCAGGGGAACAACCAAAGCAGATTTCCAGACATCAGGAATAACATTCTGATCCaatgacaaattaaaaatataagatAGTGGGCCAGCAATAATCTCAGCATCTAATTTCAAAAAATATGGCTCAATTTCATCAGGTCCTGCAGACTTTTTAATATCCAGGTTTTTAACACCTTTAAAACTTCACTTCTTGAAATAGTAGAAAATTTAAAAGTAGAGCTGTCTTCTCTCAGAGGAGGAGATGGATTTGGTATAACAATCAGaggaatttcattaaaaattgaacttgaagaaataaaatacttattaaaaacatttaccaTATCCGTCCTACTAGTAAGAAGGCTATCTTTTACTAAAATTTGATCAGGAAAACCAAATTTTAGTAAAAGATAGCCTTCTTACTAGTAGGACGGATATGGTAAATGTATCcgtaattatataataattatagacCGATTTCCAAGTTATCAGTGATAGTCAAAATTTTAGAAACTATTGTCAGTGAACAgctaaaggattttttttttaatctagcaATAGTATTTTGTTCAggtctaggactaacttactaagccCTTATAGCTCTGTATTTGTGTTATGTgacaccctgatcctggagagacgttgtctcatgtcactgtttACTGTGACAGCTGtatatggctgaaatgacaatataaagCTACTTGGCTTGACTTGACTCACAGTAGGCGGCGGTAAACCAACCGCCATAAAACCAtacaaagaagaagaacaagaagaagcaGTAGTGTAGCATAGTGATGACGTCATGCAGTGCGACGACAACAGCAGGACGGTGCAGTTGTAGCTTAGCATGTTGTGCTAATTCTCTGGAACATCCCGAGCTTTGTGACTCTTGGTAAGTATTTATTCTCAGTagacttacttacttactgcgGTAAAACTCGAGCCTGAGTTAAAAACCCGATGCTTATTATTTGTCGGATCTGTGATtgaagtgatgtgtgtgttagctaACGCATAGCTGTGCTTTACATACTAGTGCTGTTACAGGGTATATAAGGTCTAATACCGTCTACTGTTTAAGTCTCAGCAGCAGTGCTGTTATGGCTTTGTGATATGGAGAGCACATTTAACGATATACTCATGTTGATCATATATAACAGCGTCTATAACTAGAGTTAGTATATAGCTGCCTATATTagtgtaatatatattaatgtaatcatgcttttctttcttttccgtgtgtatgtgtgtgtgtgtgtgtgtgtgtgtgtgtgtgtgtgtgcaggaaaaCATGTCTCTATATGATGATTTGGGGGTCGCGACCAGTGATGCAAAAACTGAAGGCTGGTCGAAAAACTTCAAATTGCTGCAATCCCAGCTTAAAGTAAAGAAAGCTGCCCTGACGCAAGCAAAGGTACCTGCTGTTTTAGTGGATGTGATAGTCTAGTGGtcaaggtgttggattactgaccagtaggtcatgagttcgaatcccaccAAGCTTGCCACAGCTGGGCCGCATGATGTAAATAGCCAATATGAGGATATTGAGTGTTGCGAGTGTCATGAGTAGTTCTGAACCACACAAGATGTTCAACTGATTGTAAACAGGGATGTTTCCTGTTTAATaggaaaaaacaaatcaaacctGTTATGTTACCgtctttttgttgattattAATTGCTTCAGGTTATAACTGAAGTTTCTCGGCGATTAGTGGCAATTTTCAATTGTTTTCTATAAGAAGTGATACATTGCATGACCTGGAACTGACTGTATTAAATGGAAGATGTAAACATCACAGACGCGTCAGTAGTTACAGAATCAAGTTTTGACGTGGTCCTTGGTCTAAACTGTTGAAGCCAGTGAGGTGTTCtctataaacactaacatatttCATGACATGAACAGCAGAAATCTGTACATTATCAATATGAAATCCCGATCCTGGTAAATCAGACATTTGCATATTAGAACCTGATtggattatatattttatgaccCAACAACTCTTACCCCCTTTTCTGAGAAACTATAGGGCAGAAACCTATAAGATTTTCCACACTTTGTCTACTTCATGTTCTCAGATTTCTCCCTAAAATGATTTCTcagttaaaatatttacaatgaCTCGAATGATACTGAGGTTTTTCTCACGTGTTTTACAGACACAGAGGATGAGGCAGTCAAATGTTCTGGCACCGGTCATCGATCTGAAGAGAGGAAGCACTGTAGATGACAGACAGATCTCagacacacctccacacacagcagtgggatTGAAGGTGAGGACTGTTTATATACAGGGTTGTCTTTGGTTACAAAATCTAATCaaaattattaaatgattttatgaACAAGTCTCAATGCTATTAatgttatatgttgtgttttaatgtgCGTGCActtgcgtatgtgtgtgtgtgtgtgtgtgtgtgacaggaccCTGCGCCCGCTAGCTTTTCCTCAGGCGATGTCCTGATCCCGATCGCTGATGAATATGATCCCATGTTCCCCAACGACTACGAGAAAGTGCTGAAGAGACAGCGAGAGGAGCggcagaggcagagagagcaGGAGCGCCAGAAGGAGATAGAGGAGAGGGAAAAGTATGTGCATATATTACTTTAATCTTACAATATGTACCTCTCATCTGTCAGTAGTTGTTTCATTTAAGCTCCGTCTTTCGTTTTAATAGGAAGCGCAAAGAGCGTCACGAAGGAAACGCGCCCAGCGGTTTCTCTCGCTTCCCTGCAGAGGCAGAATCTGACGAAGATGAGGAgtatgagaaagagaagaggaagagaagtgGGTATCTTTTGAAACTTCTGCGTATTCTCTTGCTGTCTTAATTTCTTACATATTAGACATAAACATGATCCCCAttgtatacagtaaacaaagaaagacaaatcCATGCTCCATACTGATTTCCAAATGAAAGGTACTTGACatttaaatacaacacacaagaTCTGGCACAAGATACACTACAGAATGTTTTTTCCACAAACTAGTGGACAATTTCGACTGTTCTTAAGAATATTGGTATCGCATCCTCATCAAACTTTATTCAATACTAAAATATAATCTTAGTGTGTTCAAAATAATGATTTTGTGTGCAACGGAATAGAAGACAGTCAGTTAAATGAAAACGTACGTAATTGTAGTGTATTAGATCAGTAGCTTTTTAAGTAGTAGAAAGAGCGGGGATTTTTGTTCCTTCATTATAAAATGCCTTGCTTTTATCTCGTCAGAGATGAAGTCTGATCACGTCATCTAGACAATACTTGAACATAATATGGTTTTATTTTGACCAGTGTCTTGTTTGGCCCACAGATATCGTTGGAGCTGCGATTGCACCTCCATCATCTCTAGTGGAGAAAGACTGTAAGTAAAATTCTCTAGCTGTTGTGTATTGTCTACTGTAACTGTGTATTGTTTTGGTGTCTGTTGTGTAGCTACGATGTGTTAAGTGTACTACACTGTACATGATGGTTCATATTATCTGTACATATGTTGGTCTTACTGCACACTGTAGTTTATACTTGCCTCCACTAGGGGGTGGTGTTGTCCTTATTTTGTCATGCTGGTGTTTCACAAAGCTTTtagctcatttaaaaaaatctctgttAACGTTAAAGAACATTTGTAgtaattaaatgtatatataaaaaaagaatatatacacGTCATTGTATTTTCTCAACTTCTACACCTTCCTTTATTTACCTTAActgtatttcattatttatatatcaagGTTTTTATATTCAGTATTTCTGACAAATTCTTAAGTGAAGGACTGAAACCAGAAGGAAAGAAACACAAATAGGGTGAATGTCACTGATTCTTACGATGTGTGTTCTCTGTAGTATCAGCGCCATACTCGTACGAAGATGAAGGTCGTCAGCGGTCCAAAGCAGCGATTCCGCCTCCTGTTTACGAGGACTCTGAGAGACCGCGCTCACCTCCAGGACCCACCAGCTCCTTCCTGGCCAACATGGGGTCAGTGTCATTGCTGAACGCTGCTAattcctttctcttttcctttagTTAGACTAGAGCCTGACTTCCAATCCAGTGTTTGCTTTTTCACTATTTAACTCTTGACAGGACAATTAGAGCTTTTATTGTAACGTGAATAAGTACAGTGTAGTTAAATGTTTTTCACATTTccttgtttattattaactggAGTCTAAGCACAGGCTCAACCATGCTGCAGCACTCCAGGAGCGGAGAGGGTTTCTAAAGGTAGACCAGAGTCTTCCTCACTCAGCCTCCACTCTTCCCCATTTAACTCTTTATCTACTAAAAGAATGAGATAGCTAAGTGTTAATGCTCTTGAAGCTGACTTTGTGTATCCATAGTGTTCCTGAACCAACCAGTATCGTATGCAGAAATCTAAATCAACGGCTGGCTGATTAACCGCACGATATATATTCGAAACATTTTACAAATGTAGTTAAAGTTGTTTAAGTAGGACGTGAGCTACCTGGTACTTTAGAGAAATCATTAACATGGTTAGCACGACTCGCTATCAATCGAGTGGTTATGTTTGTCAATCGAAGTATTGTctgatgtgcatgtgtttgtactGCAGAGGGACAGTGGCTCACAAGATTATGCAGAAATACGGTTTTCGGGAAGGCCAGGGCTTGGGCAAGCATGAGCAGGGGCTGAGTACTGCTCTGTCAGTGGAGAAAACAAGCAAACGGGGTGGAAAGATCATCATTGGAGACTCGACAGAAAAGAGTGAGCTCTCGTGCAAtcagacacactcactaatCACGataatcacacactccatcCAGGCCATTCAGGATCTGGATCTAGCACTGGACCTCTCCTCTTcgctgtttttctgcacaccatTTTTGCACTGACATTTTAACTctgcactgtcactttaactctggacctgcacagcacagtgccactttatacacaccataatgcacatggacactttaaggacaataaaaaacatacgcatttatgtacatgtatatacattatttttcacttatcttttcatgttttattattttatatagtttatactttttttttatttatctacctccttatgcttatactttttttaatccatA encodes the following:
- the rbm17 gene encoding splicing factor 45, which codes for MSLYDDLGVATSDAKTEGWSKNFKLLQSQLKVKKAALTQAKTQRMRQSNVLAPVIDLKRGSTVDDRQISDTPPHTAVGLKDPAPASFSSGDVLIPIADEYDPMFPNDYEKVLKRQREERQRQREQERQKEIEEREKKRKERHEGNAPSGFSRFPAEAESDEDEEYEKEKRKRNIVGAAIAPPSSLVEKDLSAPYSYEDEGRQRSKAAIPPPVYEDSERPRSPPGPTSSFLANMGGTVAHKIMQKYGFREGQGLGKHEQGLSTALSVEKTSKRGGKIIIGDSTEKTGGPSQNAADTPGYIAAPGDAKKNEVNPLTEILKCPTKVVLLRNMVGRGEVDEDLEAETKEECEKYGKVIKCVIFEISDVLDDEAVRIFLEFERVESAIKAVVDLNGRYFGGRVVKACFYNLDKFRVLDLGEVV